Part of the Quercus robur chromosome 5, dhQueRobu3.1, whole genome shotgun sequence genome, caaaagggtattaatgcttctgttctcatgtgtttaagagatgctagatttaagatttttaaagatagcattcttggaatgatcactgcttctttgtatgatggtcctgtttattttaactgctatcctgatcttactcttgatttggatgatcctaatattgttaaagctttaactttgaatattgcttcatctggatatcacatggaagagggtagtaagccttttgctttgatttatcgcatttattacaaactaatgggtactcaaatgaatccttATGCTATAATGCCTAGAGAACCTTCaagtaaaaccatgttaattaaatgttcaactcctgatgctaaaatctaagttccaaaaatgattcaatggcaagatgttaaacttcctaaggattggttgttagaacaagaaacccctcctgctaaacccatttttgatgagcttgatctcacccatattcaacaatatcttgatggtactgttaaaataagttttcaaaacaatccacctttgaagatcaacgaaggaagacattcctttgctggatctgaaagtatttcaaaaagagatcacgagatcaatgaatttttgaaaaagaatttggaaacatcctctgatttaaagctaaaaggtatttcaagtgataaatcccaatttagctctgtttactattcaactaaacctgaatcttccactccatttagtaaaactgctaatgaagatgaggaagacacTGTTTCTATTACTCCATCTGATTTTGATTCTCCTATTGAAActcctcctgtttaccaaaatcaattaagagttttgactgttttaaatgatgattttgaaattgattgggattctttgtacaatgagtttatgcttgcttcaaacaaaaccaagagaaaatatttccaagataattttgctcagtctgataaagaccgtgttaaaagaaaatggttggaaatgatgaatcaattgaaaaaacatattttgttttttgattttcttgaaaaccattatgttccaaataatgaggtttcaaaacaacatttgaatgtgataaagaaatcaaattttgttaagattgataaaaccattgttaggtctagtcatcctcctcttgattcaattttgataactacaaaaaaagatgaagtgacaaaagaggaagtgaaagcctctcctttcaaaattgctaatgatcaaactcctattgttagtcttattgaacaaaacaattttactaatcaatctttgcatattattggtcaacagcttgaccgtattgaagaaaaatttgttgaaaaatctgtttctgtttctaaaaaacatgttcctgttaaaactgagaagcctttgattgatttacccagtcaaagagaaaaagttatgtttaaaacttctcagtccaagactcttgaaattgttgacaaaatgCTTTCTAATCTAAAGATTAAATCTGAAGGCACTACTACTTCTACAAGAACTCCAACTGCTctcactatttccaaaaaagaaattatttctgACGTAAAcacagattctgatactgtttcttctgttcctgcaaaaagaatctttgataatgatttcccagaaattaaaagatttgttgggaactccaaacccatgtcttttacaaaaaattggtatccaaaacctactcctcctgatatgcagtttgaagagagatcttttcaaacacagttttctgtctctgctgataagctctatgaatggaatattgatggtttgtctgaacaggaaatcattaataaaatgagccacatgtctatggttggtattgcttatcaaaacaaccatgatcttgatcaacctgaaattgttaacttgcttcttactggtttttctggtactcttcgtggatggtgggattcatacatcactaaagaatccaaagagtctattaaacatgctgttaaaaagaatgaagaaggtttgcctatttttgatgaaagtattggtcgtggtattcctgatggtgttaataccttgatctataccatcctcaaacattttgttggtactccatccaatatttcatcctGTGTTTCTGATTatctaaataatttgagttgtccaactgtgtctgattacagatggtatcaagatgtttttacttccagggtgatgctccggaaagattgccataagccttattggaaagaaaattttattgacggcctgcctcctatctttgctcataaggtaaaacaagaattaatgggtaaaaatgattctattgattatgataatttaacttatggtgatatgttcagtactattaaaaaacttggtattaatatgtgcaatgatgaaaaattgttaaaacaccaattaaagaataaaagaaaagctaaatatgaaatgggaaatttctgtgaacaatatcgtctgcctcctattgctccttctaggcagaaaagtaaaaaacatgataaaagccataaaaaatacagaaatacctttattaaacctaatgatttctatgctaagaagaaaaatgtttctaaaaaacatgttaaacaaaaaccaagtaaaggtaaatgctttaactgtggtaaacctggacactttagtaaagattgtaaagaaaaacctggtaagttaaaaaacaagttcaacatgttaaacattgatgataatgtgcaagaagaattatttagaatccttgaatcaaacactccgtctgattctttggaagatgatttttcttcttcatctgattcttgctatcaatctgctgatgattcttctgattctcctaatattaaaattggttgtagagattcctgttgcaatgttattaatgctctcaccaagagtgaagaagatgaaaaactgataattcagctaataaatcaaattcaaaaccctgaacTCCAGAAAGATTATTTggataggtttaagaaaaacttgataagagaagaaattggtaaaaaaccaaaatcaaccataagttttgaagaaactttagaaagatttaataaaaagaaatctaaagatttaactgttaatgatctccaaaatgaaattcatattgttaaacaagagataaatgaattaaaacatgaatttaaaagtatgaaaagtgataaccataatcttaaacaagaattgacaatgctaaaacttgataaagatcttaataaatcCAGTAACGAACAAAATGAGCACAGTGATGGAAATGATTCTagtcaacaggctcttctttctgataaaggtactcctgatactttcactaatccccaacttgcttttgttaataaattatttcctccaaaatggtttacaaaagttaaaattgttgtttctcctgattatcatttcactgttattgctatgattgattctggtgcagatatgaactgtatccaagaaagattaattccctcaaaatattttgagaaatctactgaaagattggtttctgctaatggttcccaaatgaaaattaagtatgaattgaataatgctcaggtgtgccatgatgatgtttgtttcaagattccttatgttcttgtcaaaaatatgactgataaagtgattcttggtctgccatttattaactctttgtatccctttcttgttgaacatgatggaattactactgatccatttggacagaaagtaaaattcaaatttgcttcaaagtttgaaattgatattgataatctgtCTTATAAGAAAGACTCTCCCATGAATGACCTTGTTCAAGAACTGATAATGAATTCTGATGATTCTAAAGGTGATTTTCATAACACTAAAATGTTAAAACCTATCCATTATCCTAACAATATTAATGATTCTTTGCAGGAATCGGATAATGACGCGtggataaataccactaataagtgggataataataatattcatatttataccactagtaagtggattatcatggaaaggaaaaacaagggaaaagctcCTGCACATGACTATTCCCAAGGCAAAAGGTTCCCAGCGGGACGaccttttaaaatgcatgaaggcgcatcttctggtgtaaaacccagtggatcaacatcccttcaaggaGATGCCCCGACGGAGGTGACATACTCCAATGgtgatatattaattgctttacaagaagttttgtcaaaaaatctaCAATTCCACAATGGTACCTATTCAGAATTACCAGATtgtattaaattcattcttgataaccttcagtttgcttttaccaaaaaccacagtaatgtttttcacaaaacccttagagcccttgaaatccaccttgttaacCTTACTGCTCAAAACGAGATTTATATGAGCCATTATTGACTTTGTTCCAGAAAATaaccttgtttcaaaaaatgaggCTCTTGTGAGCCGTCTTAAAGCCtacattagtcaactctttggcaaagaggaaatccattcgatggataaaaagactataatgggcactgactatgctagattgagtcttaagacctAATCCATGTTAAGAAGTGCTGTTGCCAACTTGACTTCAGATTTACAATCTCGTATTCTGGATAGCAAGGCTATGTCTCGGTCTTTTGACCTATGGTCCAAGTATTTCAGAAAACTTGTTACTGCTACTATTCCTGACCCTAATGAAATAGACGAAGGTGATAATGTCTTTATTCAGCTTGAATGGGAAGATCACTTTGGGAGCAGTctcagagtatatgaaaagaaacatccatttcctggtctccttattaattttgatgatggttcatatttcactgatgaagattcagatgatagtgatgatgagGATCCTAATTCTAGCTGGCtttcccaaatgtttgaatatggctttgtTAGGTTTGTAAAATTGACAAGTCATAAACAGGCTAGCCAACTTCCACAGATCATTCAGAATGCTATTAAAGGATTTGAAAACTCTTCCACTAGACCTTTTGTTACCATTAGATGCTGGAGCACTCTACCAAAATGGGAGAAAAATAACTGGATGAATGTTAACCCCTCAAAGCATCTCATCCTCATTAATGGCTATACTCACCAAGGGCCATGGTTCAAGGGAAATTCTCAGTTGTCCCTTAAAGATCCTTTTGGTCTTGCAAAATgctggagaaattattttaataatcaaattcgtGAAGTTGCTCATGAtctatggaaaaattatcatttcataggaAGCACAGGTAGAATTGCTGTTTTTGGCCCCAAACCCTATGCTGATGCCTTTGTTCACCTACAAACAAAAGATCATCCTAATCTAAATAGTCTCCTTATCCCAGGAAAAACTCCAAAgtttgagccaattttatattgtggattctgtaataagtatgctatttaccatgagcatgtatgtgattctccacaaggtccttttgatccttttgacGGTTATCCCTCCGATGCTCCCTCTACTGATTGATGAGGTCACTACTATTTCTAGACTGGTGTTACTTTGTTTGTCTGGCTTGCACAAcagccaaaatattttattgtcctTCACAAATATGTTGCGGAAAATCCGGAACTAATTCATGATACTCCGGATTTTGCGGGAGATTCTGATTCCcctatttgtctagcctgcacaacAGCCactatttgtctagcctgcacaacGGCCAGATCTATTACAATATTCAAAATGGTTTGAAAGGCACGGGCCATGATGGTTGTGAAGAGAAGAGATGATGCTCTGACAAATGCTTTCTTTTGGCCATCACAAGATGTCACCTTTGAAGACTTTTTGAAAAGAATGGAGCATCTACGTACTTGGTGGAGGCATGCATGCTTCTCCTTTTGCCTTTTGCCATGCTTCTCCTGACATGTTGGACCaaataaatgacaaaagttcagaagtttttatttcaaaaagtgaaaaaatactATTCACAGATTATTGTTCACTGATTACTGTTCACGGATTACTGTTCACGGATCACTGTTCATGATACTGTTCACTCcgaaattttgcctatttaaggggggttgtcccttaaatTTCAGAGTTTTTCAAGTCAAGTTTacttctgatttctcttcccttagaactagccttcttagagagagaactcaccctacttctactactactaccttgttcatccttgttcactacaaactttgtaatcctacaaaccttgtaactaggactagttcaagctttgtaattgttaacctgtaactgttgagatcttgtattcactactactactgtaagtgtttatcctactttcaataacaagtattttcagttttatgttcattactttacttgttgctatcaccaccttggacggattaccgccataccggatggttttaaattgctttcatttactttgaactattgttcttatttactttgaattattttgttatatactgcttggctggttctaccgccttattattgttcttacattcaagttatttattttcaagctatttactttcaagttctttacattgtttccatttacaatattaCTATGCTTCCGTCTCCTTCTCTTCAGCAGCGTGTCTCCTTCCCCcgttctaccgccttattattgttcttacattcaagttatttattttcaagctatttactttcaagttctttacattgtttccatttacaatattactgtgcttccgtcTCCTTCTCTCCAGCAGCgtgtccccttccccctttatggtatatatatatatatatatatatatatatattagagtgattaacaaaaaatattgttattattactttttgctATAATAGATAAATTATATGGATTATTGAATATAatgttttaattatatattaaaataatagtgttttgaaatattcaaaataagtagtcaaatttattttttttaaaagaacaaatTTGGTTATTCAGTAAATAAAACTACCTTCCTAAAACCTTCCTTCCAAATCATTTTTCTCATTCCCAAGCTCTCACCCACGTGGCCACCTCTGCTCCTCAACTTTCCCATTGCATTTATTCTCTCATATATTTATTGATTACTTCTTTATAGTTTAGTAAGTTTACAATACTTCTTTCTTCTCAGTTCCTTATACTCTCAACTTTGTTTTCGTCttctttcttctcaatttttctttctttagagGTTAAGGATgatatttttgggataattgattttgtttagaccaaagaatttttttgggtACCAATGTTTACAAGGATATTCagtattttttattctttggtcACAAAGATGCATCATATTTTTTGGAGTTTCATctgaaactaattttttttttttttttcaactaccccttctttttcaaaatgTTAGGACTTCCTTccacttgggggccttaggcaatgTGTCCTCATCAATTCAATGGCCCAAAACTCCACCGACATATGTCATGTCATCCTTCAACATCCCCTCCAAGATTTGTGATCACCTTGACATAGCTTCAAGGACCATGGGATAAGCTCTGCCTTCCAAAAGGTAAAGACGGTCTTAGTCTCAAAAAATCCAAAGACAATAATAGAGCAGTACTTAGTAAAACTAGCTTGAATGGTCGCCTCTAAAAGAGATAGTTTATGCATGACCATGCTGAGGGCTAAATATAAAGTTTAGCAGGATTGGCTCGGCAAAGACCCACCCAAATCAGCCTCTCCCATATGGAAAGCTATCAAGGGTGTAAAAGATATCATTGTTAAGGGTGCTTGTTACCTTGGGTACCTTGGATTCAAGGCTTCAAGCCTCAACCCAAGCTGGAAATCTCTGCCCAAAATTCGCTGATAGTTTattatcgttttttttttttcaatagtaaTTAGTGAAAAGTATAATAGTATTAGTTATGATTAATTGTGTCATGTTAAGATAGTTCCTGTCAactaaaaaggagaaaaaagtgGAAATAGGACTCATCTGGATTCCTcgaataaaattttctttatatagaACAGAGAATTCTATAAAGGTATAAGAATGGAATGTATAATGCTGATCAATTACTCCACTACTAAATAGCCCAAAGAATGACAAAGCATGGGGATTGGGGCATGCTAAattcattttgaaaatctttAGTTTGGAAAAAGGGTTGAGATTCTGAgcaatttaaaattgaaatcctAAGGAGTGTACCATGAGTTCTCACATGACATGATTGGCAAAACTGAACCCACCATTTGGGTTTGCTCCCCTTTCTTCCACCGTTGGAAACTTTAGAGATTTGACAACATATTGGATCCTATGTAACGTATGTAATAGACTTGCATGAGAAAGCCCAAAAATTTTCCCATTTGTTTACCATAGAGATAAATGAGAAATACATTatcattcaaataaaaattttattaaaaacatatgTTACCAATATTTATTGAAACATACAGTACCTCATTTATTGAAACAAACGTTACCACAaggttttttttggtaaagtaATAACAATTcattagtttttatatttttatccctctaaattaaatgaaaaaaaaaaataaagagtaaatttgatatttttaaaaagtcttgaTATTACCAGATAGTAAACCAAACCTctaggagatttttgtttttttacccTTAATTAAAAGTCAAATAGTATCATTTATGATTATAACATCGTAATAAATTTGACGTTTTTACAATTAtgactcatttttctttttctttcaaaatttttttttttttaaatataaagaaTTAATGAAATGTTTTTGATTTGTAGACTTTTATGCATGAAGAGGATGAGAATAATCTTAACTTGTCTATTACCCTGATGTTTGGCGCAGCCATTGGGACTCCGATTACTAATATAGTGaaaattgtttaatattttgcTTATTAATTTTGTATGTGATGTTGTTCATGGGGTGTTGTTAAGCATATACATTACATTTTAGTACACATTCACAGGGGTAGTTATGGGAATaaatacacaataattttccaaattatACAAGGAAGTATATATGCTCGGGAAAAATCGATACCTCAAATTTGAGGCGCTTTTACATGGCTTATGAACTAATTGATTACATTTGATGTAATGCATCTTTTTTCCTTGATTCCAACTCTGGGTAACCTCTTTCTCAACGGGGTACTAATGTGATGGAAATGGTTGAAGATTTTGTACTCATTTTCAATGTCATAGTATTCATTGGTGTCCATTAGTGATTCTACATCTTGTTTTGGCTCGTATCTCAATGTGTAGCCATGGGAATGGCTACCCTCAATTAACCTATATAAACTGCCACCTTAAATTTGAGGTGCCTCTTTGTTGTCGCCTCTAGATAGAACCATCAACCCACACATTAAcagatctctctctctggtttggaatttttctattataatatttgtttggaagttgagaaaaatgtgaaaaactaaTAGAAAACGTGTTTTCTAGAGCATTTTTAGAAACACAACCCAAtctcttcaaattttttctaGAGCATTTTTTAgaatgcaatcaaacacttgaaaaaaatttcttttccataaaatattttacagtcAATGCTTTTTACGTCAAACCAAACACAACTAAGTTGTTGATTGCTTTGCATAACAAGCTCAACATTTGGATGGTCctcatttctctaaaaaaaaaatgtctgaaTAGTCTGAATATTTGTCTTCTAATAAAGCACCAGATGAATACAAAGTAGGCAATAAATTTCCAAAATCGCAAATTACAAATATTAAGTTCCACCAATTGCATACAATCTCTTCCCTACAAAACATCAAAGCAAGTTCCTACATCTAAAGGAACTCTAACAAGAAAAACATGAAAACTGACACTAAACCAAAAACTCGTACACTGTGAGTCTGAGAAATACCATTGGCACATTTAAGTACTAATTCGGCTGGGCTGATTCACAATCATTCTTAGACTACTCAATTGCTTTATTTACCTTCCCCTAAAAGTAATGGACTCGGTGAAACCAAACTTTAGTCTTGGACTTTCCTCTTGAATGAGTTGCAGTGTTCAACACCATAAATGATTTTCAATTCCAATCACCGGAGAGCATTCACAAAAGCCATCAAGGAATCAACATCCCTATTCTCAGAGGGATACTTTATTGGCCGAGACGAGTGTTTTGGGAAGAAAAGTATAGTGGGGAAGCTTCCTAGTTGCAGTTCTCTCTGGGCATACTCCTGATCACCATCTGCTCTGAACTTTCCCACCTTCACCCCACTCCCTGCCAACTTCTCAGCCAATTCAACATATGATGCTTCCATTGCctgttcaaaattcaaaaaaaaaaaaaaaaatccatttagaGAAATCCAGAAAACAAAGGTATAAGAATTCTGAATTGCCTGCAACATTGTTTACCTGGCAAAACTGGCACCATGGTGCATAGAGCACAACAATCCATGGTTCTTTTCGGTCCTCCAACCTCGCTAAATTCTCAATTCCAGTCCTATTCAAGGTAACCAAGTTCTGGGTGTTGAATATATCAGGAACTATGGCAGTTCCATTAGCATGGACTGCCCCATTTCCATTACCATCTACGTTTTCCTCCTTAATATTTCCTTTGTGGAGGCCACACTCCTTTGCCTTGGCATCCTCCCACCACCACCTTCCCTCTCTCTCATGCTGTCCTGGTAGGACCGGTCTAGTGCATGGCTCACAACCAATTGAGATGTAACCTTGTGAGTGCAATGTATTCACAGGCACATCCATCGCACAAAGGAATTTCCATATGTCTTGACCCTGAACATTTGCCACTGGATTCCACTTCACCAAGCTGCCAATCCCACCATCCATCCCCTCAAAAACTGGGTCCACTTGGACAACGGGAATCTCAGACCTAGTACCTGGGAACCGATCTTTCCTTTGGCCAGTGATCCAGGCGCGAAGCCCCTTAAGCGCCCTACTCAGGGGTCTAACCTTCCTCACACGGCAGCACTCCTGGTGCCCATCTTCATAGAAAGAGAACAGACCCTTGCTCCTTACTAATGCCTGAACTTCAACAGCTCAATGCGGATGCCACAATGCTTCTCAACTGTGTCAAAAAATTGATATGTTTCTGGGTTCAGCCTCCCTGTATCCAGGCTGAACACTCTAAAGGGTCGACCAGTTAAACGTGCATACTCGATCAAAGCAACATCTTGAGCACCACTGCAGAAATAGATATTTGGTGAACAGATTGTAAAATGTCCAATTCAGTAATTCTACCAAAAATACTTTGTTCCATCATATATCACACTCAAtacaaaaatgatgaaaattatCAGTACAAACAATCCTAAAATATTGGAATGGCATCACTTCTTGTAATTCTGAATAATTTATGTC contains:
- the LOC126727086 gene encoding 5'-adenylylsulfate reductase 3, chloroplastic-like, giving the protein MDGGIGSLVKWNPVANVQGQDIWKFLCAMDVPVNTLHSQGYISIGCEPCTRPVLPGQHEREGRWWWEDAKAKECGLHKGNIKEENVDGNGNGAVHANGTAIVPDIFNTQNLVTLNRTGIENLARLEDRKEPWIVVLYAPWCQFCQAMEASYVELAEKLAGSGVKVGKFRADGDQEYAQRELQLGSFPTILFFPKHSSRPIKYPSENRDVDSLMAFVNALR